A part of Armatimonadota bacterium genomic DNA contains:
- a CDS encoding ABC transporter permease translates to MAETGARTRLPAWQWARRLLRNRVTPVGLIIVAAAVVTAVAAPVLVPYDPMAMRTQAILQGPSRAHVLGTDQFGRDILSRIIIGARVSLLVAVLSVAVALALGTTVGLLSGYLGRWVDGLAMRLMDILFAFPAILLAIAIMAVAGTSMRNLILAIGVVYTPQFARVARAATLTVKNLEFVEAAQALGAGAGRVLARHLLPNVMPAIIVQVSLSLSLAILSESALSFLGLGTQPPTPSWGNMLSEGRQFMEIAPWNAVFPGAAIMLVVLGFNLLGDGLRDLLDPRLR, encoded by the coding sequence GCGCAACCGAGTCACCCCCGTCGGTCTGATAATTGTCGCCGCCGCGGTGGTGACGGCGGTAGCGGCGCCAGTGCTGGTTCCCTATGATCCCATGGCAATGCGCACCCAGGCGATACTCCAGGGTCCCTCCCGCGCTCACGTATTGGGGACCGATCAGTTCGGCCGGGACATCCTCAGTCGCATCATCATCGGGGCACGGGTGTCGCTGCTGGTGGCGGTGCTTTCCGTCGCGGTAGCGCTGGCTTTAGGTACGACGGTCGGGCTGCTGAGCGGCTATCTGGGGCGGTGGGTCGATGGCCTGGCCATGCGGCTGATGGACATCCTGTTTGCCTTCCCGGCGATCCTTCTGGCTATCGCCATCATGGCGGTAGCGGGCACGTCCATGCGGAACCTGATCCTGGCCATCGGCGTCGTCTACACTCCACAGTTCGCCCGGGTGGCACGCGCGGCGACACTGACCGTCAAAAACCTGGAGTTTGTCGAGGCCGCACAGGCACTGGGCGCTGGCGCGGGCCGTGTTCTTGCCCGACATCTGTTGCCGAACGTTATGCCGGCGATCATCGTGCAGGTGTCGCTAAGCCTCTCCCTGGCGATCCTGTCGGAGTCGGCGCTGAGCTTCCTGGGCCTCGGCACCCAGCCGCCCACACCGTCCTGGGGCAACATGCTCAGCGAAGGCCGCCAGTTCATGGAGATCGCGCCATGGAACGCTGTCTTCCCCGGTGCTGCGATCATGCTGGTGGTGCTCGGCTTCAACCTGCTGGGCGATGGCCTGCGCGATCTCCTCGATCCTCGGCTGCGCTGA